One genomic window of Methanosarcina acetivorans C2A includes the following:
- a CDS encoding heparan-alpha-glucosaminide N-acetyltransferase domain-containing protein has product MVLDTRNSNKSNKRLHAVDICRGLALLLMIEAHISQSVGWVSNWSRTMAAPFFLIVSGLSYDLFLSSRIKTEVKKYLFLESLFRGFFVYTIPLIPYIIVGLFFIFYSSFLTGNGYKIDIFHWGVFQIIGVGYVFGLFVPNNLKSKILITISTFIITYIITNFFQETLYFLMTGPFPLFPWIGYFLFGRVAYELYQNKHLKDDTTLLSFSIVILIISLLIFETFTKDFTSSTRNQFPMFLLLSSIDLFIFSLLIRYVDNKHIYFSLMNPLEKLGGICFTAYYIHLLIILTIQKSCTNFFNYYPSAISNLINFIIVAVALVQIEKSWRDYNYAFGFEWLIRKGTDKMLKLSKVYL; this is encoded by the coding sequence ATGGTTTTAGATACGCGCAATTCAAACAAATCAAACAAAAGATTGCATGCTGTAGATATTTGTAGAGGACTTGCATTACTATTAATGATTGAAGCCCATATATCTCAATCTGTGGGTTGGGTATCAAACTGGTCAAGAACTATGGCTGCTCCATTTTTTTTGATTGTTTCAGGCTTAAGTTATGATTTATTTTTGTCATCAAGGATAAAAACTGAAGTAAAAAAATATCTCTTTTTGGAATCATTATTTAGAGGTTTTTTCGTTTATACGATCCCATTAATACCATACATAATTGTAGGTCTTTTTTTCATTTTTTATTCGTCTTTTTTAACAGGAAATGGATATAAGATAGATATTTTCCATTGGGGAGTATTCCAAATTATTGGAGTAGGATATGTTTTTGGGTTATTTGTACCTAATAATTTGAAATCAAAAATTCTTATTACAATTTCAACGTTTATTATAACTTATATTATCACAAATTTCTTTCAAGAAACTCTTTACTTTTTGATGACCGGTCCATTTCCATTATTTCCCTGGATTGGATATTTTTTGTTTGGACGTGTTGCTTATGAATTATATCAAAATAAGCATCTAAAAGATGACACAACTTTGTTGAGTTTTTCAATCGTAATTTTAATCATAAGTTTACTAATCTTTGAGACATTCACAAAAGATTTTACATCATCGACGAGAAATCAATTTCCAATGTTTTTGTTATTATCCAGTATTGATTTGTTCATATTTTCGTTACTGATAAGATATGTGGATAATAAACACATATACTTCAGTTTGATGAACCCGTTAGAAAAATTAGGAGGAATATGTTTTACTGCGTATTACATACATTTACTGATAATACTCACAATACAAAAATCCTGCACCAATTTCTTTAATTATTACCCATCTGCGATATCAAATTTAATTAATTTCATAATAGTAGCTGTGGCCCTGGTTCAAATTGAAAAAAGCTGGAGGGATTATAATTATGCATTTGGATTTGAGTGGCTTATTAGAAAAGGAACCGACAAGATGTTAAAATTATCCAAAGT